In one Sphingomonas sp. S1-29 genomic region, the following are encoded:
- the mutY gene encoding A/G-specific adenine glycosylase: MSAKVPLSPPLSPKPAVASDLLAWYDANARSLPWRAPPGTAAPDPYRVWLSEVMLQQTQVATVRPYFERWTTRWPTFAALAAADDAEVMAAWAGLGYYARARNLLAGARVIAAVHGGELPDTEAMLRTIPGIGDYTAAAIAAIAFGRRAVVVDANVERVAARLFAIQTPLPTAKPLIRAAADRVTPGARAGDFAQAMMDLGSGICTTRSPRCLLCPIRAHCDGFAQGAPERLPVKAAKRARPVRHGTMFWLECDGRVLLRRRPAKGLLGGMLALPTGPWADTAPLLDNAPADVAWRLHDETVAHGFTHFELVCALASGGWRRHPDTIDGEWWPIDALDSAGLPTVFRKAADAMRRICR, encoded by the coding sequence GTGTCCGCCAAGGTTCCTTTGTCCCCGCCACTGTCGCCCAAGCCCGCGGTCGCGAGCGATCTGCTCGCTTGGTACGATGCCAATGCCCGGTCGCTGCCGTGGCGCGCGCCGCCGGGGACCGCTGCCCCCGACCCGTATCGCGTCTGGCTGTCCGAAGTGATGCTCCAGCAGACGCAGGTCGCGACGGTGCGGCCCTATTTCGAACGCTGGACCACGCGCTGGCCGACCTTTGCCGCGCTCGCGGCGGCAGATGATGCCGAGGTGATGGCTGCCTGGGCGGGGCTTGGCTATTATGCGCGGGCGCGCAATCTGCTCGCCGGGGCGCGGGTGATCGCTGCCGTGCATGGCGGCGAATTGCCCGATACCGAGGCGATGCTGCGGACGATACCCGGCATCGGCGACTATACCGCCGCCGCGATCGCCGCGATCGCGTTCGGCAGGCGTGCGGTGGTGGTCGATGCCAATGTCGAGCGCGTGGCCGCGCGGTTGTTTGCGATCCAAACCCCGCTGCCCACCGCCAAGCCGCTGATCCGCGCCGCCGCCGACCGCGTGACTCCCGGCGCGCGCGCGGGCGATTTCGCGCAGGCGATGATGGATCTGGGGTCGGGCATCTGCACCACGCGAAGTCCGCGCTGCCTGTTGTGCCCGATCCGCGCGCATTGCGATGGCTTTGCGCAGGGCGCGCCCGAGCGATTGCCCGTGAAGGCGGCCAAGCGCGCGCGCCCGGTGCGGCATGGGACGATGTTTTGGCTCGAATGCGATGGCCGCGTGCTGCTGCGACGCCGGCCCGCCAAGGGGCTGCTCGGCGGGATGCTCGCGCTGCCCACCGGGCCTTGGGCGGATACTGCGCCGCTGCTCGACAACGCCCCTGCCGACGTCGCCTGGCGGCTGCACGACGAAACCGTCGCGCACGGCTTCACCCATTTCGAGCTGGTGTGCGCGCTTGCCAGCGGTGGCTGGCGTCGTCATCCCGACACAATAGACGGCGAATGGTGGCCGATCGACGCACTCG
- a CDS encoding DUF721 domain-containing protein: MAKTPRTTSTARQPIQPPPRSNRARPVADLLPQVGGAAFKRFGFVQSAVVSRWHEIVGDRYARVSAPESIRFPHGKRGEGVLTLTVGGAHATMMQHIAPEIIERVNRFFGYPAVIKLVFRQGEIRRPTRPVARPPRAPVPAELGDSLRDIADPELKAVLEALASGLAEPRSIPILGKIR; the protein is encoded by the coding sequence ATGGCGAAGACACCGCGTACCACCTCGACCGCGAGGCAACCGATCCAGCCGCCGCCGCGCTCGAACCGCGCGCGGCCGGTCGCCGATCTGCTGCCGCAGGTCGGCGGCGCCGCGTTCAAGCGATTCGGCTTCGTCCAGTCGGCGGTGGTCAGCCGCTGGCATGAGATCGTCGGCGATCGCTATGCGCGCGTCTCGGCCCCCGAATCGATCCGCTTCCCACACGGCAAGCGCGGCGAGGGGGTGCTGACGCTCACCGTCGGCGGCGCGCACGCGACGATGATGCAGCATATCGCGCCCGAGATCATCGAGCGGGTGAACCGTTTCTTCGGCTATCCCGCCGTCATCAAATTGGTGTTTCGCCAGGGCGAGATCCGCCGCCCCACCCGCCCGGTCGCGCGCCCGCCGCGCGCGCCGGTTCCCGCCGAGCTCGGCGATTCGCTGCGCGACATCGCCGATCCCGAACTGAAGGCGGTGCTCGAGGCGCTGGCATCGGGCCTCGCCGAACCCCGCTCGATCCCCATCCTGGGAAAG